A window from Streptomyces sp. NBC_00271 encodes these proteins:
- a CDS encoding MFS transporter yields MADNRRWWALVVIALAQLMVVLDMTIVNIALPSAQSDLHMSDGNRQWVITAYTLAFGGLLLLGGRIADLAGRRLTFMIGLLGFAAASALGGAAANSGMLFGARALQGVFAALLAPAALSLLTTTFTDPGERGKAFGVFGAIVGAGAAFGLLAGGFLTQYLDWRWCLYVNVPIALVAFAGALAVLSGGGRYEDARLDVPGAVLGSAGMLSLVYGFSEAESRSWGDGLVLGLLAAGVVLLGVFGFWQTRARVPLLPMSVVRDRQRVGAFLTILFVTIGMFGVFLFLTYYMQRVLGYSPMKTGLAYLPITVGMITGSTQVAARLLNRVPPRALIVPGLLLAAGALAIIAQVGVAPAYASHILPGMLMLGLGMGTAMMTSISLATVSVAPRDAGAASATFNTAQQVGGSIGTALLNTIAASVTTRYVTAHAAPGVDRRALASRAAVHGFNVATWWAMGALLLAALIAGIVVNADRMPAPQARSAPLPEPVETDA; encoded by the coding sequence GTGGCCGACAACCGCCGTTGGTGGGCGCTCGTTGTCATCGCGCTCGCCCAGTTGATGGTCGTCCTCGACATGACCATCGTGAACATCGCCCTGCCCTCCGCCCAGAGCGACTTGCACATGTCGGACGGCAACCGGCAGTGGGTCATCACCGCGTACACCCTCGCCTTCGGCGGACTGCTGCTGCTCGGCGGCCGGATCGCCGACCTCGCGGGTCGCCGGCTCACCTTCATGATCGGCCTGTTGGGCTTCGCCGCCGCGTCCGCGCTGGGCGGCGCGGCCGCGAACTCCGGGATGCTGTTCGGGGCGCGCGCCCTCCAGGGCGTGTTCGCCGCGCTGCTCGCTCCCGCCGCCCTGTCGCTGCTCACCACGACGTTCACCGACCCCGGGGAACGCGGCAAGGCGTTCGGCGTGTTCGGCGCGATCGTCGGCGCGGGCGCGGCGTTCGGGCTGCTCGCGGGCGGCTTCCTCACCCAGTACCTGGACTGGCGCTGGTGCCTGTACGTCAACGTGCCCATCGCCCTGGTCGCGTTCGCCGGCGCCCTGGCGGTGCTCAGCGGCGGCGGCCGCTACGAGGACGCGCGCCTGGACGTGCCGGGCGCGGTGCTCGGCTCCGCCGGAATGCTCTCGCTGGTCTACGGCTTCTCGGAGGCGGAGTCGAGGAGCTGGGGTGACGGACTGGTCCTCGGACTGCTGGCCGCCGGGGTCGTGCTGCTCGGCGTGTTCGGTTTCTGGCAGACCCGCGCCCGGGTGCCTCTGCTGCCGATGTCGGTGGTCAGGGACCGGCAGCGGGTCGGGGCGTTCCTCACCATCCTCTTCGTGACCATCGGGATGTTCGGGGTCTTCCTCTTCCTCACCTACTACATGCAGCGCGTGCTCGGGTACTCGCCGATGAAGACCGGGCTCGCCTATCTCCCCATCACCGTCGGCATGATCACCGGCTCCACGCAGGTCGCGGCCCGCCTCCTGAACCGGGTGCCGCCGCGCGCCCTCATCGTCCCCGGGCTGCTGCTGGCCGCGGGCGCGCTGGCGATCATCGCGCAGGTCGGGGTGGCACCCGCGTACGCCTCGCACATCCTGCCCGGCATGCTGATGCTCGGCCTCGGCATGGGCACGGCGATGATGACCTCCATCTCGCTGGCCACGGTGAGCGTCGCGCCCCGCGACGCGGGCGCGGCCTCCGCCACGTTCAACACCGCCCAGCAGGTCGGCGGTTCGATCGGTACGGCGCTGCTCAACACCATCGCCGCGAGCGTGACGACCCGGTACGTGACCGCGCACGCGGCCCCCGGCGTCGACCGTCGCGCCCTCGCCTCCCGGGCCGCCGTGCACGGCTTCAACGTGGCCACCTGGTGGGCGATGGGAGCGCTGTTGCTGGCCGCGCTGATCGCCGGGATCGTGGTGAACGCGGACCGGATGCCGGCCCCGCAGGCGCGGTCGGCGCCGCTGCCCGAACCGGTGGAGACGGACGCCTGA